In one window of Cheilinus undulatus linkage group 23, ASM1832078v1, whole genome shotgun sequence DNA:
- the sypl1 gene encoding synaptophysin-like protein 1 translates to MTGFRLNFSPLKEPLGFVKLVEWLTAIFAFGSCGGFSGRNILTVLCGDGKNETLNANFHYPFRLSQVPLIDGNTTICNQSVAVTHMVGDSASAAEFFVGIGIICFLHSMAALLVYLGYMHVYKNSEFGPIFDFVVTAILVFLWLVSSSAWAKGLQNVKYATDTEGLSATLDVCKGSNITCEVTDYANMRTLNISVVFGYLNMFIWALNAWFVYKETRWHSQKFSAPPGPGRQHGPSNI, encoded by the exons ATGACCGGATTTCGGCTGAACTTCTCGCCGCTGAAGGAGCCTCTGGGCTTCGTCAAACTAGTGGAGTGG CTCACAGCTATATTTGCTTTTGGAAGCTGCGGTGGATTCTCAGGGAGGAACATCCTAACTGTCTTATGCGGGGATGGCAAAAATGAAACTCTCAATGCCAACTTCCACTATCCATTTAG GCTGAGCCAGGTCCCGCTCATCGACGGTAACACCACTATTTGTAACCAGTCTGTCGCTGTCACACACATGGTCGGAGACTCGGCCTCTGCAGCAGAGTTCTTCGTGGGCATTGGCATCATTTGCTTCTTGCACAGCATGGCAGCTCTGTTGGTGTATTTAGGCTACATGCACGTCTACAAGAACTCCgaatttggacccattttt GATTTTGTTGTCACAGCCATCTTGGTCTTTCTGTGGCTGGTGAGCTCATCCGCCTGGGCGAAAGGATTGCAGAATGTGAAGTATGCCACGGACACTGAAGGCCTCAGTGCTACTCTGGATGTTTGCAAGGGAAGCAATATCACCTGTGAAGTCACGGATTACGCCAACATGCGGACACTCAACATTTCTGTG GTATTTGGCTACCTCAACATGTTTATTTGGGCGCTCAACGCTTGGTTTGTCTACAAGGAGACTCGTTGGCACTCCCAGAAATTCTCTGCACCTCCCGGACCTGGAAGGCAACACGGCC